The Gossypium hirsutum isolate 1008001.06 chromosome A03, Gossypium_hirsutum_v2.1, whole genome shotgun sequence genome contains the following window.
TCTTGCGGCAAATAAAACTTGATTTGGTTGGGCTCTGTTTGCCTGCATGGTCATTCAACTCTGTCAGCGGAGCTTTCTGTGATTCTAAATCTTCAAGGGCACTTTCTGATCAACAGcagagattaaaaaaaaaaaatgtataatggAAGTTGTTTGATCAAATACATTCGCAACTTCACGAACTTTGAACCAGTTTAGAAAATTGACTCAACACTGTTTTGTTCTCACCATTATATACACACAAAACTGTTACCTGCAAGATATATCCGTATCAACCACATCGATATAAGAACTCATGTTACTGGTAGTCTCAACCCAGCTGGTGCCCCTAATCTTCTTCACTCCTCTGTCTTCCATTAGCTGCCTAACCTTTAGAGCATCATTCCACCGTCCAATTGCTCTGTATACATTAGCTAGGAGAACATAGTTCATATGATGGTTAGGTTCCAGTTCAATCATTTTCTTAGCAATACGCTCAGCATTACTGGAACTTGTACTGGTTGTGCAAGCCCCAAGAATTACGGCCCAAAGGGATGTATCGTCTCTAAAGTCTGCACTCTCTATCAAGTTTTCAGCTTCTTCCAGTAACCCAGCACGGCCTAAGAGGTTAACCATACAGTTGTAATGTTCAATTCCAGGTTTAATCCCATATTCCCTGGtcattaagttaaaatattttcGGCCTTGATCCACCAAGCCAGAATGACTGCAAGCAAAAAGAACTCCAATAAAACTAATATAATCAGGCTTAATGCCTTCCTTGATCATCTCATCAAATATACTTAGAGCTTCCCCACCTCTTCCATTCTGAGCAAACCCATAAATCATCGAGTTCCATGTTATCAGATTTCTATTGGACATCTGCACGAAGATGCGATGTGCAAAATCGATACAGCCACATTTTGCATAAAGATCAACTAAGGCTGACTCTACGATAACATCTCTCCAGCCACCCCGTCTCACATACTGGCAGTGAACTTCTTTCCCTAGTCTTACAGCGGCTAAACCTGCACATGCACGGAGAATAGTTCCGAAACAATAGAGATCGGATACATCCATTTCCCTGAATATTCTAATAACAGATTCGTAGTCTTTATTCTGACAGTAAACACCAAGCAATGCAGACCAAGAAACCGAATTCCTTTTCGACATCCTATCGAAAATACGCTGAGACTCATCAATCAACCCACACTTTCCATACATGTCAAGAAGACTGCTCTCGACCACCACATTTCCACAAAGTCCATAGGTAATGACCTTAGCATGCACTTGCTTCCCTTGCCTCAACCTCCCTAAATTCCCACAAGCTGTCAATACTGTTCCAAATGTAAATCCGTCAGGGATCAACCCATGATTCCTTTGCATCAAATAAAAGAAATGCAATGCTTCCTTATACAAATCATTCCTCGTGAGAGAAGAAATAATAGAAGTCCAACAAATAGCATCCGGCTCAGGCAATTCATCGAACAACTGACACGCTTCTTTCAACTGCCAAATCCTCCCATAAAAATCAATCAATGCGCACAGAATTACACTATTCGAATCAAAACCACGTTTCGTAATCACCCCGTGCAAGCACCATCCCAGCCTCAACTTCCCAAGAACGGAACACACCTTGATTATAGCAGATAAGGTGAAGGCATTTGGCTCAACTCCCAAACCCAGCATTTCCGAAAACATTTCAAGGGAACACTCAGGTTTACCCGCTTTAATATACCCCGAAACCATTGAAGTCCACGATATAACATCTTTCACAAACAACCCATCAAAAACTCTCCGAGTTTCTCTAAAATCAGGACCCAACTTAAAATACAGAGCAAGTAAACTATTACCTACAAAACGATCAGTGTCGAGACCAGATTTAATGACGTGTGCATGGAATTGAACCCCAAGAGGAAAAGCTTGAACATTTGTGCAAGTTTGCAAGAGGGAAGCGTACAGAAATTGTTTATTGGAAGAGGAGGTTAGGGTAGGAACATGTAGGGTGTTAAGGAGGTGGATGGCGGGGACAAGTTGAGCTGACCTGCAGAAATGGAGGATTTGGAAATATTTGTCTGATGGGTGTTTAACGGAGTTGTTGGGGTTAAAAGAAGCCAAAGAGCAGCAATGGCGTTTAACGAAGAAGAGCTTCATCAAACTGATTAAAGAATGAAATGTGGTTCCCTTATGCTGTTGGCTTTAAATGTACTCtgaattgatttttctttttcaatcaagGCATCCTCTGCAATAAAGATATTGAAAATGCAACGGTTCTTTCTGAAATAActtacaaatttatttattttaaggctTAATGGTAAATTTGGCTATtacatattttgtattttgatttttttttcttatcaatttttgttatttttctcgCATTGCTTTTCTTAAGAGATTTGATGAAAGTATCGGATAATAAAtgatgtgaaatatttttaatgagatgtaatttattattaaagtaatttaataaaataattatatatgaaaaataataaatataattattatgatGCATGgaaataactcttaatttttaaaaaataaatgtaattatttaaaaaatggtttcaaaatgaatgcatatttttatttacttaaaggTTTCAAAAAGTGCGCATTCATTTCGAAATATTTAtttagataattacgtttattttttatattgagagttatttttaactttataaattatttattttattattttccacgtgtaattattttattagtttatctaagtaataaatcatatctcattaaaaatatttcacatataaaatttCACATCATCCTGTGGGTACTTTCAtcaaatctattaaaaaataaattggagaaaaaatattaatagcaaaaaaaactcaaaaatacaattaagaCTATctttaacaaaatatgtaaacattagtgattaaatttatcattaagttttattttaaccATTTCAACGTTTTCATTCTTAACAAGTATTATGAACAAACACATTTTGTAAttagtcatttattttttaataaaaatatttagttaaaattaatctataagtaaaccaaaatttaattaaaataaataaaaatatatatataaattttaatttaaaaaaccatcataaaaaaatatcaaattatatccATAGGTatgaattgatatataatttaaatcatttttatattttcaaaattaaattcaagagtaaaataaaaagaattaaattattgaatgtaattaataattttaaagtttatgtataaaaatgtaatagaaatatattaacatatattttattttattaaaaaatagaattataaAAAGGATATAGATGGACGAATGAGGTAAAGGAAAATGATATGCTTAAATCAACAGCGACAGAACATCGATTGCCCCAACCTAATCGCTCCACTTCCTTCCTGACACCTACTTATTGCGACCACCTCTCCCCATATTTTCCTTCTCTATACGTGTACGGTCAACATTCAGATGCCGCACACGTGTCTTAAATCTAAAGGGATACTTAAACATCGAGCAACTATTTCCCTCGATCAAATGGTCAGAATCAGACACCCAAAGTTGCTCGGCTTTTAACCCTCCCCCCCCCCCTCCCTCTTCTCTTCCCCTTcgcctatatatatatttttgcccCTCAAACTCAACAATAGAAATAACTGTCCTCTCTCTCCTTCCTTTTCTTAACAGCTAAGTACTGTATATAACTGTTTAAGGGTACTGAGTTGTTCAACTCGGAGGTTCACAGCCTTGGGCTAGTCAagttgaaaaagaagaagaaaaatcatgGTATGTTTCTGTTTTCTGGTTGATCAGACAAAGAAAGTGAGCAAAAGAAAGCCGGCGGCAGGGTTTTGCTCGAGGTGTGGCGGAGGGGCAAGTGTAGCTGATATGAAAACGTGTACAAGGTTTTGCTACGTGCCGTTTTACTGGAAATCGTGGAAGGCAATTGTATGCACTTTTTGTGGAGCCATTCTTCGATCTTACCGTTGAATTCATGGAATACTTATGTTTCTGcaacttttgtttttattatttttgcaaggTCTAAGTTGGAGACGAACTTCATTCTTTCATAATTAGATCAAAGGAGAGCGGTGTCCTCCTCCTCTATCATCCGCAGTTAACAAAGCTTTTATCTATATAAACATAGCACTAGCAGTATATTAAAACAGGATTTTACTACAGATTGATCTGAGATCTGATGGATGAGCTTATGAGTCATCGTTTCCAATGACTGGCTCAAAAGGACTTTATTGTTACAGATTTGTACTTTGAACTGTAAATATAAGTAAAAGGTTTTCTTTTGCCCTATTAGCTACTGTTCTAAAATTGCGTTTCATAAATGTTTCGTTTACGTTAAAAAGGTGGGCAGTTAGTGGGTAAAAGCTGTGTGCATTTTATATAGAAACGTATGAAACTTAAATTAGTAATATATTTTCTACAAATTTGCAAAGataattaatgatttaatttgttgggaaaaaaacatataaaacgtTTATTAAGTGAGAGGTGAAGAATTTATGAGATCGCTGCGGACCATGTATGTATGATATGAACTGTTGTGGTTAGGTATTGTCCCTAAGCCTGTATGATTATGTTCTTGCCTTTTGTACATATGAAGATCTTTGGCTATAAACAAATTGACAATACAACTAGCTAGGGTTGCTAAAACGTAAGGTTCCGAACACAGGAAAAGGCAAGTTGATTTAGTGGATGGACAACCGACCATGATGCCCTTCCATGTTGGGAACTGAACTGATGAAAGGCATAATGGTTAAGTCTCATTGGCTAAGCATTTGGTAGAATATAATTTCACAGGTCAAAAAACCATTAAATAGATGCGTGTTAGAGAAAGGCAAAGGTGCATGAATGTATAGCTGTTGGTTAGGAAGTTAAGTCACACACCACAGAAGCTAGCTCACACTTTTCTATCTATGTAAACAAAAATTGTACTTGgggttaaaagagttgaagataTTAATATCACAGGGGTGTTGCACAGAATTAAATAAGGTGCATGTGGAAAGAAACACAAGGGTATAAAAGGCGTTTTCGATCGCTTTCCTTTTTCTTGCTGGGAAAGACCTTTTTGCTGTTTGGCTTTGTTAATATACACGACAAACTAGCAGTTAATACTAAATTCTGTAATCAACTATGCTAATAATTTACAGCTTTCAACATTTTATTATTCCAGGTTCATGGAGTGGTCCCCCTACTTAATAAGGTTACTTCTCCTCTTATTTTACCATCCCTCACAAATGCTATTTAAAAGTTGTTCAGATgcgatttttaataaaataagtaacATTTGATGCATAATGATTAGTTAATAATAAGATagtattgttaaaaaaaaaactgaaaataaacattattaattttatttaacctaattaaatattaaatattaaatactattattttatttttcctatatATTTAGAGTTTTGGATTTAAGATTTTGATTTTCAAatgtttttgaatttatttatttttaaaaattataattaatatttatttttaaaataataataataataataatagggagatgtttgacaaccTGAATTTAGCAATCAAATTAATCTTGAACATGTATAACTACATTGATGCTTTTTGTGATAATTTCTAACAATATTTTAATCCAAATATCTCATTCTCATTATATGGTTTTCAATGCAAGCATGCAACAAATAATTATTAACTTCTTCAAAATGGGTTCCCGTAAATTACACTTCCAAGATTCATCATTTTTAACTTACACTTTCAAAATTTATCATACCCCATGTAAAGCTTACGAAGAGCCCATAGGTATATCATTAATTTATTCATTACAATATACCTCTCTCTTATTCactgattttttttcttgttaatttgTAATCTCTAATCTCTAAGAAGAcccttaaaagataaaaaatctcaatcaaaatttaaatagaatCAAAGAAGAAGGAAGTTATTTTAATATAGATGTCAATGTAAACCATGATTTAAAACAAACACTAAATGATTTGTTTGGATTCTTTGATGAAGATAGTATAATGAATAAAGAAGGAATTCTAATAGAACATCCGAAGATTGCACTCTCAAGATGTTGGTGATGAGTTTCCTAATTGCTTCATTCTATTACAATCATTGCAATGAATAAAGAAGGAAGCAATGATGCAAAATGACCATATTTGAATTTGGAATCAAGCCCAACCAGTGAATGCGTTTTTCAACAATTGATTCATTGTTCGACTTTTATCAAAATCATGCCAAGTTGAAAAGGTTTAGCATAGTGAAGAGTTTGGTGTATAAAAAGGGTGTGAAGTCCCCAAATATGCCCTCTTATCTTGTGATAAATATGATAAATCTCGTGGTAATAGGAGTAGCAAGAGAAGTATTTGTTTTGCAAAAGTCAATATTGTATTAGTTGACGATGGATGTTGGCATGTAACTAGAGTACTCACAAACCATTTTCATGAACTTTTTCTTCACATGTTTAGGCTTATGTTTGCACATAGGCATGTGTTGAATCAATTAAAGAAAAACTTTGAGGCAGATGATATGGAAAACATTCAAATTGTTAGGAACATTAATGGTCAAAGTTCAATAAACCGGTtcaaatgaaatgcaatgtttATCTGAGGATTGTAGAAGTTTTATTCATGCTAGCCTATCCTCCTTAGGTGTGCTTTGGTTTAACACAAAAATGTTGGGACATTTAGGTAGTTGTTCATAATGTGGCTATTTACCATGAGAGACATTCATCATTATTGCATTTTGAAAAACTCCTGTAAAAGTGATAGATGTAgaatccaccaaaaataaaaGTCCTATgcctaaaacaaaatttaaatttggcAGTTAAAGAAGTAGGGTCGATCCTACATGATTGGTCTAACTAGTTTTGAGATTCCTTACAACTAGAGCATCTTATGGGTAATTCTGTGCTTGTGACATTTGCAATATTGCGTAAAACAAGAAAGAGGAAGTTTAAAGTatacgaaattaaataaataaaattggaaCTACACTAAAACAAAAGGTAAAgagcaaatttgaaaataaagtagaataaaccaatttaataaaaacaCCAGGCTCAGGTATGTTGTCAGTTTCAATTtcgaaattgattataaattatgaATGTCTTCTTACTGTATGATAAGTCGATTAAAGTGATCGGCAACTTCAAACCACTAATCATTTCTTAGTTGTAAATTAATTGCGGAAGTATCCTAACAATTAACCCTTGTCAAATGAACAACCTTAAGATCAGCTCCTATAATTTAATTCTTTGAGTAGCTCCTATAATATTGCGTAAAACAAGAAAGAGGCAGTTTAAAGTatacgaaattaaataaataaaattggaaCTACACAAAAACAAAAGGTAAAgagcaaatttgaaaataaagtaGAATAAACCAATTTAATAAAAACTCCAGGCTCAGGTACGGCGTCAGTTTCAATTtcgaaattgattataaattatgaATGTCTTCTTACTGTATGATAAGTCGATTAAAGTGATATGCAACTTCAAACCACTAATCATTTCTTAGTTGTAAATTAACTGCGGAAGTATCCTAACAATTAACCCTTGTCAAATGAACAACCTTAAGAGCAGCTCCTATAATTTAATTCTTTGACAGCCTTACGAACGAGAAGAACATAACTTTAATTAACGATCTCAACTATATGGACTATTTAAATTAGATTGCTTGATCCCATGACGTCACCCAATTGCACACATAATCGAACTACACTAATTTGTTCTACAGTTCAATATTATTTCTTTTACCaacaatttattaataaattgacaattatgaattgaattatttcTTTTACCAACTATTTATTGTTCCAAACATCAAATAAGAGACCCTTCCCGAAAATATGCCTAAAACGATGCTATGAGATGATCCTATCTATCTCAAACTTGAAGAAAAAGCGATTATGAAGGCAAGAAAGAATTAAAGTGTGGTTTTGGATCATATAATTCAAACACCGAGTTTTTCTCAACCTTTGGCTAGATAGAAATTAGCTACTCAAGTACTCATAGGAATATTATTGAAAGGGAATTGTttattcaaaagaaaataaaaacttaaaacaacaATAGTTATGGTAGTTGTGCTTCCCTCCCCTtcaatgtaataatatatataataaaacctaAAGCTAACCAAATAAAAGTTTGTTGCCTCTTATATTTCAACTCTTcccaaattaaaccaaaaaataatcTATCCTTAAAATAAATAGGCAAGTAAAAACTTCTTATAGGCaagtttaaaaatataagaaGTTTTTACTTGCTCTCTAAGATAAATATAATCCTAATTGATCTCTTCAagatatatattttcaaataaataataaaaataaatattaaaataaaataatcctaaattcaaagttttgtacaccaatttttttcttccacggtgaattTATGTTTCAGCTTGTATTCTAACATTTTGGACATGGGTTGCACctacatagaaataattaataaagtgCCAAAATTAGTAGCATTCATGTCCAAAAGTAATTagaataaatcataaaatatgtcAATTACGCACATTGTCGAAAGCATAAAGGTTGCAATCAATGTGGTGATGCCTAACATGACTCATAGATTTTGTGTATGGTACATCTATACTAAATTGTCTTTAAAGATGAGGGGTGTAATTATAATACAACAAAGAAAGAATTCAAGGCCACATCCCAAGAAAGCTTAACTATAGTTGAATTCCAATATATGTGGGCTTTATTTATCAATAATCATGGCTTGAATGGAAATGAATGACTTATGAAGTTGTATGATGAAATGGAAAGTTAGGTTCTCATTTATCTGAGACATCTTTTCTAGGTAAATATGAAATAAACTAAAGAAGTACTGGCATGCAtgcttatttcaataatttttttgaacGACAAAAGCACTTTGAAGAACTTTGTGTAGCAATATGAGATGGCTTTAAGAGAAAAATAGGAGTTTAAGTTGAAAAGCTGAGCTAAAGTCGAAATAAAGTAAAACCAATTGTTAGTCCAATTTCTTATGGAAGTGCAACTACAAAGGTCCCCGATATGGAATATATTTAAGTTGGTTCATaaagaattattaaaattgtattattatgatttgaatgttcCCATGGACGGTGTAGTAGAACCAATACCTAAACATTTATAATATGAAGACATTGAAAATAACATATAACTCTATAAGGAATGACTACTATGGAAACACATTTTTATTCATGGTGGATTATAGATCGATAGGttaatatttttactatagtTGAAAGCTTTTTGAATCTAAAAGAATTATATGTTGCCACATTATGAAAGTGTTGGCACACAAAAGGACTTAAGAATCAAACGTCAAGTACATAAAAACAAGACGGAGaaaggacatgcatcagcctcacTTAAACAAGTTTTTTAAAAGAGGGTACCCTAAAATGTCCGTGGAATACAATAAATACAAAGAGATTCTTGGTTATTTTAACAATATTGTTGATATTATCGTGAACAAAGATGCTAAGCTGAATTATATCAAAACAAAGTTGATTGAACCGAAGAGTGACTTGTTGCATTGGAATGACAATAATGAAAGAAGCCCTATAATACAAAATCCTACAATAGTTGGTAATGAAGGTGCCCCTAGAATCTAGAATCTTGATGTTGCTCGACCTTGAGAGAGGCCTTGTgtcaatcatttttttatttgcaaTGGAATCAAATATCATTAGCATGTTGGTGTGTAGGGATAAAAATGAACTTATGAGAAATTATAGAAGGCTTCAAGACGTGTATCAAAGTCACTTTCTTTAAGATTCTATTCACCTCCAACTATATTATGGCGTGCAAAAGAGTTATTGGCAAATGAACCTCGAGACTGTCTACGTTTAGCACTCACGAAAATAGTCCACTAAGCACTGAGCGGAGCAAGGAtgtcaatttctataaagaatttttGCAGTAATTCTTTAAAGAACAATATAGGAATATGAAAAATGGTAAGAGAATAAAAAGAAACTTTGTTTCTATGGTTTTTTTTTAGTGTGTAAtgcaaatgaaatttttttcctatttataAGAGGTCTCATCTCTCTTCATATGGATATAACTACCCAAATGGATAGTCATATATTtagaaataaacataattattcaatagatcTATTCTTGATTGATTATGACTATTTGTTAATAATCAAGTGACATAATTTTGTTGTTACTTATAACTTTTCATGAAATCAATAGCATAAATGAATGTGTCTTATAATTGAATGTTCATTTGGTGCAAACatgttaaaattaatcaaaattgcaTGGTAAACTATGTTTTGAATCAACTATTCCTTTTGATTAACCAAACATATTTCACACAATGAATGATTTCAACACCAAACAATGCACGATATCCAAGGACACTATTAAGGACATGTGTCTATaacctcttttcatgagtgctgttaAAGCTAAGCCCTTGGGCTCTTAGAAGAGGCCATACTTTCACCCACATAGGTAAATCACATTAAGAGTGTTCccataattataacactctaacatatttatgttataggTCTATTAAGAGTACGATACTCTCATCTTTTCTtcatcattacgggtacctaacACTTTTTACATTGggatgatatattatatattattttatagtgcTAGCAAACACATAATAATGATGTCCTTTGTCTTATTGAActaagacttgacgttatacgaAGCATTGAgttgagtttccatcatgggtgattGATCTGCCAAAATTGAAGGTGGCAAATTAGGTTCTTCTTAACACTTATGAGCTTGTTTACAAGTACTTTAGTATCGTTTTAGCTAAATTTTCATTCTAGTATGTTTTTagttaaagttaataaaataagcatttttaaacACAAGGGACAAGTACAATTCTGGTTTAGGTTTATTATTACAAATATTACGACtcgattttaagaaaatttttaaacttcagTTGTAACTAAATAACTGTTTTCTTAATAAGATTTTTCCAACATAATCTCTCTGTTATATACCattaggaaatctaatggttttaggTTTTAGTCCAATGATACCGTCATATGTGTGTCACCTTCATAGGATATTCATAATCCCTTTAAATTTGTCTACCTAATTGGATCCATTTTATCTCATGGTCACCATTGTATCTTTCATAATGAAAATGATCATTCatgaaattagtaatgataaaatcatTTATCCTAGACAAATGACTATTGACCAGGTTCCATTTTCAAAATCCCTATAATGACAATGCGCGAATATCGTTTACTCTTTTATCGAGATATGATTCCACTATTGTGAGTGAAACCTTATTATGcataagtcatgtacccaacataccaactTTTGACCCACTATTATGAGAGTGCAtgttttcaatttatcaaaatacaTGAGTTATGCACAGACATAGTTATTTGCTTTGTTAAgatttaggtaagtcacaccataaatgtcacaagtgaataaatctataaatggatctattaatataagttgtcttctcgCATTATAATTCATTCAtgcaatgtaaattttttttgaacaatctcattataggttttaataatatctgctctttttgacacaatacgTAGGACTTGCCCATAGTCCCTCCTCagcccataaataggaggataatgcgcttcaacgcactcaaacccATATGCTCATGTACTGGCAACAATATtcatgccaatcgagctaagactcaattggCTATAAtgtaacttaatattagttaaactttacttaatattagttaaactttAGGTAACTAATCATTGTGCTTTGTGTGTAAAAATTACCATTGAAAACAgtctaacataaaaataataataataacatttatttatttctataaataatcagtttaattatttcaataatttatcaaatatcatTACATCATTACATTAATGACACCAAAATCCTAAAATAAAGGTAGTAAGAAAATTAGCAGTAGGACACAACTCAACACCATAATCACATCAAAAGAAGTTAGGGCTCTCTCTATTCCCAAAGTTTATCCCTCGTAGAACCAAATTTGATGTGAATAAATTATTCATCCAAAGAAGAAAAGTCAATAGGGGAGGACAACTTCCATAAAGTTCTCAAGatcaaaatgttgaaaagtcaattaAAGGGtgaattgaaaagtcaaaaatgggaggtgcaagtggcaccgaaaggaaaaatggtaggcaagttgtttaaaattgaatgggataattgtaattttggtccctaattttttaggccatttgcaagttagtccctgaacctcaactataaataggcctaaccatttctcatttcaaccatcccaaccaatctttctctcttagttttctctcttctcccatttgagaattcttaaggaattctatttgtttgtattattttggagataataaagttatcatctggtgttagtgcccgaggacgtaggtataatttatcgaacctcgttaaaactcttgtgttttttttcttgtcctatttttctttcaatatttgagggtataatagtagtatttaattgtgctattaaattactataaaaaggaatattctgactaaggaaagacttggtatttaagagatccttgtgatccacctctcttccctgggaattgaactttgtgtgattttttagtacaataatttacacgcttccgaccctattggaactacaagtggtatcaagagccgaaggttaatcgtagtatgctctgttgttgcagtttgaactgatcttccacatcagaaaagattttcttaggtatattgaaagattatggagaaaatgaTTGGtttaggag
Protein-coding sequences here:
- the LOC107886751 gene encoding pentatricopeptide repeat-containing protein At1g03540, producing the protein MKLFFVKRHCCSLASFNPNNSVKHPSDKYFQILHFCRSAQLVPAIHLLNTLHVPTLTSSSNKQFLYASLLQTCTNVQAFPLGVQFHAHVIKSGLDTDRFVGNSLLALYFKLGPDFRETRRVFDGLFVKDVISWTSMVSGYIKAGKPECSLEMFSEMLGLGVEPNAFTLSAIIKVCSVLGKLRLGWCLHGVITKRGFDSNSVILCALIDFYGRIWQLKEACQLFDELPEPDAICWTSIISSLTRNDLYKEALHFFYLMQRNHGLIPDGFTFGTVLTACGNLGRLRQGKQVHAKVITYGLCGNVVVESSLLDMYGKCGLIDESQRIFDRMSKRNSVSWSALLGVYCQNKDYESVIRIFREMDVSDLYCFGTILRACAGLAAVRLGKEVHCQYVRRGGWRDVIVESALVDLYAKCGCIDFAHRIFVQMSNRNLITWNSMIYGFAQNGRGGEALSIFDEMIKEGIKPDYISFIGVLFACSHSGLVDQGRKYFNLMTREYGIKPGIEHYNCMVNLLGRAGLLEEAENLIESADFRDDTSLWAVILGACTTSTSSSNAERIAKKMIELEPNHHMNYVLLANVYRAIGRWNDALKVRQLMEDRGVKKIRGTSWVETTSNMSSYIDVVDTDISCRKCP
- the LOC107886749 gene encoding uncharacterized protein, whose amino-acid sequence is MVCFCFLVDQTKKVSKRKPAAGFCSRCGGGASVADMKTCTRFCYVPFYWKSWKAIVCTFCGAILRSYR